In the Candidatus Bathyarchaeia archaeon genome, ATCTTTCGGTATTTACCGATGAACCCCTCTGGACCCACAAAAACCGACGTGTTAAATATTGTCGCTCTGGTTTTCTCGCTAAGCTCAGGCATGCCAAAAATTATGTGCATTTGCGTTTTCTTAGCAAGCTGCTCAATCCGCTGGGTGGACGGTCCAGGGATGGTTTCCGCTAACTCGTAAAGTTGGTCTCTAATCACGTAACCTGTTAAGGAGAGCTCGGGAAAAATCACCAAATCTGCACCTTGTGCTTTGGCTTTTTGGGTGAGGGCTTCAATTTTGGCAAGATTATCTGTTTTGTTTTCCCGTTTACTGCTCATCTGCGCTAAAGCAAGTTTAATTTGGTCTTTCATATTGTCACCGTTAGTATGTGCTGTAGGGAAGCCGAAAATCAGTTCCCACCGTTCGATATTCGAGTTTCGGAGTCAACGGCAGCCGCCGCTTATGCTCCGCCCTCAACCACCGGCTCTTCACGCCTTCAACTTCGCTCTCTTGAATGCCTAGTTGATTGGCGATTTCGGCTATGGGCATGAAACGTTCCAGCCCAAAAAGAATCAGGTCAAGCACTTCATAGCGGATTCCAAGTTCCTCTTCTGCCTGCTGATTAACCCACAGGGCCGGCGTAGACGGCTTCTGGGTAAGCTCGGTGGAGATGCCTATGTGGGCGGCGAGTTGTCGGACCTGCGTTTTGTATAGGTCCATTATTGGGGAGAAGTCTGCGGCTACGTCCCCCCACTTGGTAAAGTAGCCCATCATGGTTTCGGATTTGTCGCTGCTTCCACAAATCAGACGGTTGAGTTTGTTAGCGTGATAGTAAAGGAAAATCATGCGGGTGCGGGCTTTGATGTTGCCCCTGCAAAGCCTGTCTTGGGGGTCAAAGGCGGGCATGGATTTGTATGTGCCCTCCACCGCGGCTGTGATGTCACAGACTTGGGTTTGTATCCCAAACTGCGCCGCCACCACCTTGGCGTCTTGAATGTCTTTTTGGTTGAACGTTTCTTTCTCCGGAAGCATAAGCCCCAAAACTTTCTCGCCTCCAATAGCTAACGCTGAAAGGGCTGCCACGGTGTTGCTGTCGATGCCTCCTGACATGCCTAAAACGATGCCTTTAGCTCCCGAGTTATCCACGTAGGTTCGGATAAACCGCGTGATTCTGGTTTGCACATCGTCAAGGTTTAGTTGCAGAACTGAAGGTTTAAGCTTCAAGCTTCTTCACTTGTCCGTTAACTTTAAGGATGTAGGCAAGTATTTAAGGGCAAGCGTAGATACTAAAGCACAGCATTCATCAAAGGGGATAGTTAAGTGGGCCGAAGAAGGAAAAAAGTTATCCACATTCCAAAGAAACGTTTACCCAAATTCTTCTCCTGCCCAAGATGCGGAAAAGAAACGGTCAGAGTAGAAATCATACGTGAAGAAGACCGCGCTATCGCAGGCTGCAGTAGCTGTGGGCTTCAAGAAGAGTTCCCAATAAAGCAAGCCCAAGGCGAAGTGGACATCTACTGCATGTTCACTGACAAAATCTACGGCGCTTCTAGACGGTCAGTACCCCTCAAAGATGCCAACTAGGATCGGTTATTTGCATGCTTGGACGTGTAGAGAAATACTTAATGGAAAAAATCAAAGCCGACGGCTCAATTCACATGACTCTCCTTGACCCAGAAAAGCTTTCTCCTCAACAAGCGGCTCAAATTGCTCAAAGCTCTAAAGAAAGTGGAACCGCAGCCATAATGATTGGTGGCTCAACATTTGTCTCCCAAATCCACTTAGACCAAGTTTTAGAATCTATTCACGAAGCAGTGGATTTGCCCACTATTTTGTTTCCTAACAACATAACTGGCATCAGTCGACACGCCGACGCCATGTGGTTCATGTC is a window encoding:
- a CDS encoding NAD+ synthase, with amino-acid sequence MKLKPSVLQLNLDDVQTRITRFIRTYVDNSGAKGIVLGMSGGIDSNTVAALSALAIGGEKVLGLMLPEKETFNQKDIQDAKVVAAQFGIQTQVCDITAAVEGTYKSMPAFDPQDRLCRGNIKARTRMIFLYYHANKLNRLICGSSDKSETMMGYFTKWGDVAADFSPIMDLYKTQVRQLAAHIGISTELTQKPSTPALWVNQQAEEELGIRYEVLDLILFGLERFMPIAEIANQLGIQESEVEGVKSRWLRAEHKRRLPLTPKLEYRTVGTDFRLPYSTY